The window CTCATACCAGGACCCATTGCTAGAAAGCACTTCCCCTTTAGGACAGATATAATGGTCTTTCTTTTCATCATAATGGAACTGCTCCAGATAATAAGCAGCAGTTGGCACAGGATCTCTGGCAGGTTCTTTATACGCCACTATGGTGATGATGCCATTGTCCAGGCACTCACTTAGCTGTTCTCCGCTATGATAGGCTTTGTCAGCCAGTACAGTGATTCTTTTCTTTCCTAGTGCTTGTTTAGCTGCAAGAGCTGTAGGAGCTAGTGCTTTAGAATCGTTCTTGTTGAGGGCCTGGTAGTGGATGATTAGGCAGTGTTTGCTATCGACTGCTGCCTGGCTGTTGTAGCTTACCTCCACTACATTATGGTGCTGGATTAGGGCTCTGCTTTCTTTATCTGAAGTAGATACCTGTCCGTCATCACTTTGCGCTACCTCTTTTTCCATCTGCTCGTACTTGAGCTTTCGCTTCTCCAGGTGCTTAAGAGCCACTTCGATGTCAGCCCTGGAGCCTTTGACATCATGGGCTTCCTTTTGATCTTCCTCTTCCAACAGATCCAAGTAATCATCTATCTTTTCTTGTATGTAGCTAAGCTGGCGCTCTATCTTCTTTTGGTTGTAGTTGTTCTTTCTGGAATTCACTGCTCTGATCTTTGTGCCATCTATGGCTACATATTTGCCCTTAAGCAGGTGAGCATCATTAAGAAAAGCTACAAAGGCCTTGAAGACCTGCTTGAGCTGCTGGGGATGCTCTTTCCTGAAGTCAGCGATGGTATGATAGGCAGGACAGAGCCCCTGTAGCAGCCACTGCACTTCAAGATTCCTTCTGCATTCTGTCTCCAGCTTTCTGCTTGATCTGATCCTGTTGTAGTAGCCATACAGG of the Flammeovirgaceae bacterium 311 genome contains:
- a CDS encoding transposase IS1182 family protein (COG3666 Transposase and inactivated derivatives), with translation MHHLTGRDRNQTFSTSLEASISADNPVRVIDAFVDALPLLEMGFKGVEPKATGRPSFDPAHLLKLYLYGYYNRIRSSRKLETECRRNLEVQWLLQGLCPAYHTIADFRKEHPQQLKQVFKAFVAFLNDAHLLKGKYVAIDGTKIRAVNSRKNNYNQKKIERQLSYIQEKIDDYLDLLEEEDQKEAHDVKGSRADIEVALKHLEKRKLKYEQMEKEVAQSDDGQVSTSDKESRALIQHHNVVEVSYNSQAAVDSKHCLIIHYQALNKNDSKALAPTALAAKQALGKKRITVLADKAYHSGEQLSECLDNGIITIVAYKEPARDPVPTAAYYLEQFHYDEKKDHYICPKGEVLSSNGSWYEKHKVSLEKKNASPYMVKHYKTKACLCCAAKALCTINKAGRLIERSEHAGVIKSNNQRVMRQKEVYRKRQAIVEHPFGTIKRAWGYSYTLMKGLKKVDGELGLIFTCYNLRRAVSILSVPKLLKLLKSYTKWPVAALSSLTALYLMLFS